GCAAGCGGATGCAACTCAGCAACAACGGACTAAAGCAGCGCAACGAACGGTTCAGTCCGCTGTCGAAAAGCTTAAGACTAGTCCACTTTACCGTCAATATTTACATCAATTAGCGGTCATTATTGTGGCCCGCCCAGACCGTGCGACAGCTAAAGCACTGTTCAGTAAACTGACACCACCAGCAACAACCCGGCCACTAGTCAATTCTTACCAGTTTGGATTAATGGTGACGGAGTATCAGCAGAATGGCCAAATTCAGGTGCGCCGTTTGGCAATGTTGGATCGTGATTTTGTGCAAGCGTTGAACCAAGTTACCCGGCAATTAGATCAGCGCCAAACGATTCGGTTTTATGATGATGTTTATAATAGTTGTTGGGGTTGGATCTATCATCAGGCCGCCGAGCAACGGGCCGATTGGCAACGTTTGTTAGCGACTCGGTTTGGTACTAAACTGTCACTGGCTTGGTTCCAAGAACTGGCTCAGCAGACTGACGCTACTGTGGTTGCTTGGCTAGCCAAGCATGCCGATACGACCATGCAAACTCAGCTGGAACAGCGGTTCAAGACATCCGGACCAATTGCCAGATCGCGATTAACCCGGCCAGAATTACGAGAATTTTGCCAGCGAGAGTTGACTGCGAGTGCTACAGCGGCAGATTTCCAGCGAACTTTTGACCGTTATTATCAGTTGCCAGCTGAGCGCCAGATGCAATGGCACGAGACTTTAGCGTATTATTACGTGGCGAAACATAGTACTGCCGACCATCAAGTTGCGCTCCAGCAATTGCAGTGGTTATTGCGACAATAATGCGTGCTAGTTTGATTGGCGTAGTTTTAAAATGTTTCACGTGAAACATCTACTTAGGATGTCAAAAGGGTTTCTGCTAAAGCGAGTACTTTTTGACCGTTCATTGTCCCATAGTCACGCATGTTGATAATAGCCATGGGAATATGTAATTGGGCAGCGAGCAGCTTGACTTTTGGTGCTAAAAAGCTAATTTGAGGGCCTAATAAGAGGACATCTGGGCGCTGGGCGGCCGTTAACTCGCGGTCAATTGTGGCTGCAGCAGTGGCGAAAATGTAGTAATTGGTACCTTGCTGTTCGGCGGCTGTCTGCATTTTAGCAACGAGTAATGAGGTGGATATGCCACCGGTACAAGCTAACATGATGGTTTTTTTAGGCATTGGTGAGGATCCTTTACGACGGTATATTAAGCAATACCTTAGCATAGCTAGCACCAAATGAAAAGTACCGACTAAGACAAAAAAATAGGGACTGCAAGAATGTAATTAATTCTTGCAGTCCCTATTTGGTATTGGTTATCCAGCAGGTCGAAACGTGTACCAAAAGTTAATTTGTGCTACTCAGCTAGCCGGTTACTTATCGCCTAATAGTTTTTCAGCAGTGGTTAGGACGTTTTCACCGTTCATCATGCCATAATCTTGCATGTTGATAAGCGCCATTGGAATCCCAGCTTGGTCGGCTTTCTTTTTTACATCAGCAGCCATATAACTAATCTGTGGTCCTAGCATCAAAACATCTGGCTTTTGTTCAGACTTTAGTTGATGATCAATGTCGGATGAAGCGGTGGCGAAGATCTTGTAATTAACGCCATCAGCTTTAGCGGCCGCTTCCATTTTAGAAACCAGTAACGAGGTTGACATGCCAGCCGAACAAGCCAACATAATTATTTTTTCAGCCATAATGATGAACTCCTTTTAGGACTTAATTTTATAATTTTTCAGTAGCAGTGTTGCCAGCAGCTGCTTCAGCTGCGGCTTTAGCGCCTTCTTGTTTTGTCAAGATTGCGTCATATTTCTTAGCAAATGGGAAGTAGATGCCGACAGACATTAACAGGGTAATTGTTTGCCAAATGGCCATCTTCCAACCACCGATTAAGAAGCCAGAAATGATGGCAGGTGTTGTCCAAGGTGCAGCGAATCCATTCAATGGCGGTACAATCCCGAAGTAGATGACTAAGTAAGT
This region of Lactobacillus sp. CBA3605 genomic DNA includes:
- a CDS encoding PTS sugar transporter subunit IIB, with the translated sequence MPKKTIMLACTGGISTSLLVAKMQTAAEQQGTNYYIFATAAATIDRELTAAQRPDVLLLGPQISFLAPKVKLLAAQLHIPMAIINMRDYGTMNGQKVLALAETLLTS
- a CDS encoding PTS sugar transporter subunit IIB; the encoded protein is MAEKIIMLACSAGMSTSLLVSKMEAAAKADGVNYKIFATASSDIDHQLKSEQKPDVLMLGPQISYMAADVKKKADQAGIPMALINMQDYGMMNGENVLTTAEKLLGDK